From one Candoia aspera isolate rCanAsp1 chromosome 17, rCanAsp1.hap2, whole genome shotgun sequence genomic stretch:
- the LOC134506766 gene encoding ras-related protein Rab-1B → MNPEYDYLFKLLLIGDSGVGKSCLLLRFADDTYTESYISTIGVDFKIRTIELDGKTIKLQIWDTAGQERFRTITSSYYRGAHGIIVVYDVTDQESYNNVKQWLQEIERYASENVNKLLVGNKCDLTTKKVVDYTTAKEFADSLSIPFLETSAKNATNVEQSFMTMAAEIKKRMGPGATAGGDRPNLKIDSTPVKQGGGGCC, encoded by the exons atgaaCCCGGAGTA TGATTACCTGTTCAAGTTGCTTCTGATCGGTGATTCTGGTGTGGGAAAGTCCTGTCTTTTGCTACGATTCGCT GATGACACTTACACAGAAAGCTACATCAGCACGATTGGGGTAGACTTCAAGATCCGTACCATCGAGCTGGATGGCAAAACCATTAAGCTGCAAATC TGGGACACAGCCGGGCAGGAACGGTTCCGGACCATCACCTCCAGCTACTACCGAGGGGCCCACGGCATCATTGTGGTATACGATGTAACGGATCAG GAATCGTACAACAACGTCAAGCAGTGGCTGCAGGAGATAGAGCGCTACGCCAGCGAGAACGTCAACAAGCTGCTCGTGGGCAACAAGTGTGACTTGACCACAAAGAAGGTGGTGGATTACACCACCGCCAAG GAGTTTGCCGACTCGCTGAGCATCCCCTTCTTGGAGACCAGCGCCAAGAACGCCACCAACGTGGAGCAGTCCTTCATGACCATGGCAGCCGAGATCAAGAAGCGGATGGGGCCGGGAGCGACGGCCGGCGGAGACAGACCCAATCTGAAAATTGACAGCACTCCGGTTAAGCAAGGAGGCGGCGGCTGTTGCTGA